From a single Vitis vinifera cultivar Pinot Noir 40024 chromosome 18, ASM3070453v1 genomic region:
- the LOC100252227 gene encoding patatin-like protein 2, translated as MTNCQMEKSLVPQIQPPTYGSLVTILSIDGGGIRGIIPATILALLESQLQELDGDDARIADYFDVIAGTSTGGLVTAMLTAPDDQKRPLFAAKEIMPFYLEHGPKIFPQTRGIFGWIMSIVRSLIGPKYDGKYLKRITKEKLGGTRLHETLTSVVIPTFDIKSLQPTIFSTYEVKRSPCLDAPLADICIGSSAAPTYFPGHYFKNQDKEGKTQEFNLIDGGVAANNPALVAISQVTKQVFDKNPDFFPIKPMDFGRFLVISIGTGSPKSEQKYNAKMASKWGVLGWLLHGGSTPLVDVFMQASADMVDFHISMVFQALHSEDNYLRIQDDTLRGKDASVDVATEENLDNLVKIGERLLKKPVSRVNLETGLSEPVENGGTNEEALKRFAKLLSDEKRLRETRLPNPKKDLK; from the exons ATGACTAATTGTCAGATGGAGAAATCACTCGTACCTCAAATCCAGCCCCCAACATATGGTAGCCTAGTCACCATTCTTAGTATTGATGGAGGTGGTATCAGGGGCATCATCCCTGCAACGATCCTTGCGCTTCTGGAATCACAACTTCAG GAGCTGGATGGTGATGATGCAAGGATTGCTGACTACTTCGACGTGATTGCTGGAACAAGCACAGGAGGTCTTGTGACTGCTATGCTAACTGCTCCGGATGATCAGAAGCGTCCTCTATTTGCAGCCAAAGAAATCATGCCTTTTTATCTGGAGCATGGCCCTAAAATCTTTCCACAGACAAG GGGTATTTTTGGCTGGATCATGAGCATAGTGAGATCATTAATTGGGCCCAAATACGATGGGAAATACCTCAAACGCATCACAAAGGAGAAACTAGGAGGGACCCGGTTGCATGAGACATTGACCAGTGTGGTTATTCCAACCTTTGATATCAAGAGTTTGCAGCCAACCATTTTCTCCACCTATGAG GTGAAAAGATCCCCATGTTTGGATGCTCCACTGGCTGACATATGCATTGGTAGCTCTGCAGCACCAACATACTTTCCTGGCCATTACTTTAAAAACCAagataaagaaggaaaaacacaGGAATTCAATCTTATTGATGGTGGTGTTGCCGCAAATAACCCG GCTTTAGTTGCCATAAGCCAAGTAACAAAACAGGTTTTCGACAAAAACCCAGATTTCTTCCCAATTAAGCCCATGGACTTTGGCCGCTTTCTAGTGATCTCAATAGGCACTGGCTCTCCAAAGTCGGAACAGAAATACAATGCCAAAATGGCATCCAAATGGGGCGTTTTGGGTTGGCTACTTCATGGTGGTTCCACTCCTTTGGTGGATGTGTTCATGCAAGCAAGTGCAGATATGGTTGATTTCCATATTTCCATGGTTTTCCAAGCCCTTCATTCTGAAGATAACTACCTCCGAATCCAA GATGACACACTACGTGGAAAAGATGCTTCAGTTGATGTCGCAACCGAGGAAAACTTGGACAACCTTGTGAAAATCGGAGAAAGGCTGCTGAAGAAACCAGTTTCAAGGGTGAACTTGGAGACAGGTCTCTCTGAGCCAGTTGAAAATGGTGGCACTAATGAAGAGGCTCTGAAAAg GTTTGCAAAGCTACTCTCTGATGAGAAGAGACTCCGAGAGACACGATTACCAAATCCCAAGAAAGACTTGAAGTAG